In Desulfofundulus kuznetsovii DSM 6115, the following are encoded in one genomic region:
- the hisD gene encoding histidinol dehydrogenase, protein MIRILNAGDPALEQLLARHPADREEAAARVREILAGVRDGGDQALCRYTARFDGINLTPEELKVKREEISEAKKQVKGEFLAALAVAAENITAYHRRQLTNSWIEPGARGLLVGQLVRPLARVGVYVPGGTAAYPSSVLMNVLPARVAGVKEIAMVTPPDREGKINPHTLVAADLAGVTEIYKVGGAQAIAALAYGTQTIRPVDKIVGPGNLYVTLAKQQVFGLVDIDMLAGPSEVLVIADDSADPRHVAADMLSQAEHDPLARALLLTPDGWLAQAVKEELERQLNDLPRREIAAGSLASHGAIILTRDIAQAVDLANRFAPEHLELVVREPFSWLGRIATAGAVFLGPHAPEPLGDYLAGPSHVLPTGGTARFYSPLGVDTFLKRISVISCSREAFLEMAPHIIRLARVEGLDAHARAIEIRLDTSCRESEKS, encoded by the coding sequence TTGATTAGAATTCTTAATGCGGGCGACCCGGCCCTGGAGCAACTCCTGGCCCGCCACCCGGCCGACCGGGAGGAGGCTGCCGCCAGGGTAAGGGAGATCCTTGCCGGCGTGCGGGACGGAGGGGACCAGGCCCTCTGCCGGTATACGGCCCGCTTCGATGGAATTAACCTGACTCCGGAAGAACTGAAGGTAAAGCGGGAAGAAATCTCCGAAGCCAAAAAGCAGGTTAAAGGGGAATTCCTCGCTGCCCTGGCGGTGGCGGCGGAGAACATCACCGCCTACCACCGCCGCCAGTTGACCAACTCCTGGATTGAACCCGGCGCCCGGGGCCTCCTGGTGGGACAGCTTGTGCGTCCCCTGGCCCGGGTTGGTGTTTACGTGCCGGGAGGTACGGCAGCTTATCCCTCTTCAGTATTGATGAACGTCCTTCCCGCCCGGGTGGCCGGGGTGAAGGAAATCGCCATGGTCACCCCTCCCGACCGCGAGGGTAAAATTAATCCCCACACTCTGGTGGCTGCCGACCTGGCGGGAGTAACGGAAATTTACAAGGTAGGCGGGGCGCAGGCCATTGCCGCCCTGGCCTATGGAACGCAAACCATCCGGCCGGTGGACAAAATCGTCGGGCCGGGCAATCTTTACGTTACCCTGGCCAAGCAGCAGGTCTTTGGCCTGGTGGATATCGACATGCTGGCGGGGCCCAGCGAAGTGCTGGTAATCGCCGATGATTCGGCCGATCCCCGGCATGTGGCCGCCGACATGCTTTCCCAGGCCGAACACGATCCCCTGGCCCGGGCCCTGCTTCTCACTCCGGACGGCTGGCTGGCACAGGCCGTCAAGGAGGAACTGGAGCGCCAGCTGAACGATTTGCCGCGGCGGGAAATTGCCGCCGGTTCTCTAGCCAGCCACGGAGCCATTATCCTGACCCGGGACATTGCCCAGGCCGTGGACCTGGCCAACCGCTTCGCTCCGGAACATCTGGAACTGGTGGTGAGGGAACCTTTCTCCTGGCTGGGACGCATTGCTACGGCCGGGGCCGTTTTTCTGGGGCCCCACGCCCCGGAACCCCTGGGGGATTACCTGGCCGGCCCCAGCCATGTTCTGCCCACCGGGGGCACCGCCCGTTTTTATTCCCCCCTGGGCGTGGATACCTTTTTAAAAAGAATCAGCGTTATTTCCTGCTCCCGGGAAGCGTTCCTGGAAATGGCCCCCCACATTATCCGGCTGGCCCGGGTGGAAGGCCTGGACGCCCACGCCAGGGCCATAGAGATAAGGTTGGACACGTCATGCCGGGAGAGTGAAAAATCATGA
- a CDS encoding YerC/YecD family TrpR-related protein: MAYTGKLKDPLLDELFEAVLTLRDVDECYQFFEDICTVAELKAMAQRLAVAKMLQENRTYTEIAAQTGASTATISRVKRCLNYGADGYKLVLARLAGKAKAAQ; encoded by the coding sequence ATGGCATATACGGGCAAACTGAAGGATCCCTTGTTGGACGAATTATTTGAAGCGGTGCTCACACTGCGGGATGTGGACGAATGCTACCAGTTCTTTGAAGACATCTGTACCGTGGCCGAACTCAAAGCCATGGCCCAGCGCCTGGCCGTAGCCAAGATGCTGCAGGAAAACCGCACCTACACGGAAATTGCCGCCCAAACGGGAGCCAGCACGGCTACCATCAGCCGGGTTAAGCGCTGCCTTAATTACGGTGCCGACGGCTATAAGCTGGTCCTGGCCCGGCTGGCCGGGAAAGCAAAAGCCGCCCAGTAA
- the purD gene encoding phosphoribosylamine--glycine ligase, which produces MKVLVVGGGGREHALVWKLKQSPRVKEIFCAPGNAGIASLARCVPIGAEDISGLVAFARQEKIDLTVVGPEGPLTMGIVDSFNQAGLAIFGPTARAAAIEGSKVLAKEIMAKYGIPTARFAAFSDAGEAAAYIRQLNSPCVVKADGLAAGKGVIVCQAVEEALEAVEDIMVKGVFGNAGSRVVVEEYLTGQEVSILAFTDGETVIPMLPAQDHKQVYDGDRGPNTGGMGAYAPAPACTPEVYRTALEDILIPTVRAMAAEGRPYRGVLYAGLMVTHEGPKVLEFNARFGDPEAQPVLMLLETDLVEIIEAVLSGRLAEKEIRWRPGAAVCVVLASGGYPGPYRKGYPISGLDRVPPDVMVFHAGTALEDGRLVTAGGRVLGVTAAAETIPAAIEKAYAAVEQIHFEGMHYRRDIGRKALM; this is translated from the coding sequence ATGAAAGTGCTGGTGGTGGGCGGCGGCGGCCGGGAACACGCCCTGGTGTGGAAACTAAAGCAAAGCCCCCGGGTGAAGGAAATCTTTTGCGCCCCGGGCAACGCCGGTATTGCTTCCCTGGCCCGCTGCGTGCCCATCGGGGCGGAAGACATCTCCGGCCTGGTGGCCTTCGCCCGGCAGGAAAAAATCGACCTGACCGTGGTGGGACCGGAAGGCCCCTTAACCATGGGCATTGTGGATTCCTTCAACCAGGCGGGCCTGGCCATTTTCGGACCCACCGCTCGGGCCGCGGCCATTGAGGGCAGCAAGGTGCTGGCCAAGGAAATCATGGCCAAATACGGCATTCCCACGGCGCGGTTTGCCGCCTTCAGCGATGCCGGGGAAGCAGCTGCTTATATCCGGCAACTAAACTCTCCCTGCGTGGTGAAGGCCGACGGCCTGGCCGCCGGCAAGGGAGTGATTGTCTGCCAGGCGGTGGAAGAGGCCCTGGAGGCAGTGGAAGACATCATGGTGAAGGGCGTGTTTGGTAACGCCGGCAGCCGGGTGGTGGTGGAGGAATACCTCACCGGCCAGGAAGTGAGCATTCTGGCCTTTACCGATGGAGAAACAGTTATTCCCATGCTGCCCGCCCAGGACCACAAACAGGTTTATGACGGCGACCGGGGCCCCAACACCGGCGGCATGGGTGCCTACGCCCCCGCTCCCGCCTGTACGCCGGAAGTTTACCGGACCGCCCTGGAGGATATCCTCATCCCCACCGTGCGGGCCATGGCTGCCGAAGGGCGGCCCTACCGGGGGGTCCTCTACGCGGGATTAATGGTCACCCACGAAGGCCCCAAAGTCCTGGAATTCAACGCCCGTTTCGGCGATCCGGAGGCCCAGCCGGTGCTCATGCTCCTGGAAACCGACCTGGTGGAAATCATCGAAGCCGTGTTGTCGGGCCGCCTGGCGGAAAAGGAAATCCGCTGGCGGCCGGGAGCGGCCGTCTGCGTGGTGCTGGCCTCGGGGGGCTACCCCGGCCCTTACCGCAAGGGTTATCCCATCTCCGGCCTGGACCGGGTGCCTCCTGACGTGATGGTCTTTCATGCCGGCACGGCCCTGGAGGATGGCCGGTTGGTTACCGCCGGCGGCCGGGTCCTGGGTGTAACCGCTGCGGCCGAAACCATCCCCGCGGCCATAGAAAAAGCCTATGCCGCCGTGGAACAAATCCACTTTGAAGGCATGCACTACCGCCGGGACATCGGCCGCAAGGCTCTAATGTAA
- the purH gene encoding bifunctional phosphoribosylaminoimidazolecarboxamide formyltransferase/IMP cyclohydrolase, which translates to MRALISVSDKTGLVDFARGLVELGVEIVSTGGTARTLKEAGLPVTYISEVTGFPEILDGRVKTLHPAVHGGILALRTPDHLNQLQAHHITPIDIVAVNLYPFRETIARSGVTLEEAIENIDIGGPAMVRAAAKNHRYVLVVVNPARYPQVLKALAEGKVSDDLRLELAREAFAHTAAYDTAIAAYLQKQIQGDEPFPPAWHISVELAQPLRYGENPHQRAAFYRDPTVAGPCVGNAVQLAGKELSFNNILDLNAALELVREFIDPSVVIIKHNNPCGAASAGDLATAYRLAYEGDLVSAFGGIVACNRTVDKETAEQMAAIFLEAVIAPDFTPEALEILTQKANLRLLKTGPLTGPSTDRLDIRKVNGGLLIQEADLELTCPDEVRVVTEKQPSEEQLAEMAFAMAVVKHVKSNAIVVTRNRQLIGVGAGQMNRVGAARIALEQAGEKARGAVLASDAFFPFRDTVDEAAKAGIAAIIQPGGSLRDEESIAACNEHGIAMVFTGMRHFKH; encoded by the coding sequence ATGCGCGCCCTGATCAGCGTTTCGGATAAAACGGGACTGGTGGACTTCGCCCGGGGCCTGGTGGAACTGGGGGTAGAAATCGTCTCCACCGGGGGGACCGCCCGTACCCTGAAAGAAGCCGGCCTGCCCGTTACATATATCTCAGAGGTCACCGGCTTCCCCGAAATTTTAGACGGCCGGGTGAAAACGCTGCACCCCGCCGTCCACGGGGGTATTCTGGCCCTGCGCACCCCGGACCACCTGAATCAGCTGCAAGCGCATCACATCACCCCCATCGATATAGTGGCGGTTAACCTGTATCCCTTCCGGGAAACCATTGCCCGTTCCGGCGTAACCCTGGAAGAAGCCATCGAGAACATTGATATTGGAGGCCCGGCCATGGTGCGGGCCGCGGCGAAAAACCACCGTTACGTGCTGGTAGTGGTGAACCCGGCCCGCTACCCCCAGGTGCTTAAAGCCCTCGCGGAAGGAAAAGTCAGCGATGATTTGCGCCTGGAACTGGCCCGGGAGGCCTTTGCCCATACCGCCGCCTATGACACCGCCATTGCCGCCTACCTGCAGAAACAGATCCAGGGGGATGAACCTTTCCCGCCGGCCTGGCACATTTCCGTTGAGCTGGCCCAGCCCCTGCGTTACGGGGAGAACCCCCACCAGCGGGCCGCCTTTTACCGGGACCCCACCGTTGCCGGCCCCTGTGTGGGCAATGCCGTGCAGCTGGCCGGCAAAGAGCTTTCCTTTAATAATATCCTTGACTTAAATGCCGCCCTGGAACTGGTGCGTGAATTCATCGATCCTTCGGTGGTAATTATCAAGCACAACAACCCCTGCGGAGCAGCCAGTGCCGGCGACCTGGCCACAGCCTACCGCCTGGCCTACGAAGGCGACCTCGTATCGGCCTTTGGCGGCATAGTGGCCTGCAACCGCACCGTGGATAAGGAAACGGCAGAGCAAATGGCCGCCATATTCCTGGAAGCCGTAATTGCCCCCGACTTTACCCCCGAGGCCCTGGAAATACTGACCCAAAAGGCCAACCTGCGCCTTTTAAAAACCGGTCCCCTGACCGGCCCGTCCACCGACCGGCTGGACATCCGAAAAGTTAACGGCGGGTTGCTCATTCAGGAGGCCGACCTGGAACTAACCTGCCCCGATGAGGTGAGGGTGGTCACCGAAAAGCAACCCTCTGAAGAACAGCTGGCCGAGATGGCCTTTGCCATGGCCGTGGTCAAGCACGTGAAGTCCAACGCCATTGTGGTCACCAGGAACCGCCAGCTGATCGGTGTGGGAGCGGGGCAGATGAACCGGGTGGGAGCGGCCCGGATTGCCCTGGAGCAGGCCGGCGAAAAGGCCAGGGGCGCGGTGCTGGCTTCCGACGCCTTTTTCCCCTTCCGGGACACGGTGGACGAAGCGGCTAAAGCCGGCATTGCCGCCATTATCCAGCCCGGGGGGTCGCTGCGGGATGAAGAATCCATTGCCGCCTGTAATGAACACGGAATAGCCATGGTCTTCACCGGCATGCGCCATTTCAAACACTAG
- the purN gene encoding phosphoribosylglycinamide formyltransferase produces the protein MKKLRLGVLASGRGSNLQAILDAIDEGRLAAEVVVVISDNGEAKALERARLHSIPAIHINPAQFPDKHTYEEAIVDTLKQHQVELVCLAGYMRLVGRVMLESFPNRIMNIHPALLPAFPGLHAQQRALEYGVRYSGCTVHFVDEGMDTGPIILQAVVPVLPDDTPETLADRILEQEHRIYPEAIALFAAGRLELRGKRVYIKET, from the coding sequence ATGAAAAAATTGCGTTTGGGCGTCCTGGCCTCGGGACGGGGCTCCAACCTGCAGGCCATCCTGGATGCCATTGACGAGGGGCGCCTGGCGGCTGAAGTGGTGGTGGTGATCAGTGACAACGGGGAGGCAAAAGCCCTGGAACGGGCCCGCCTCCACAGTATTCCGGCCATTCATATTAACCCGGCCCAATTTCCCGACAAGCACACGTATGAGGAAGCCATTGTGGACACCCTGAAACAACACCAGGTTGAACTTGTGTGCCTGGCCGGATACATGCGCCTGGTGGGGAGGGTTATGCTGGAATCTTTCCCTAACCGCATCATGAACATCCACCCGGCCCTTTTGCCGGCCTTTCCCGGGCTGCACGCCCAGCAGCGCGCCCTGGAATACGGCGTCCGCTACAGCGGCTGCACAGTGCACTTTGTGGATGAAGGGATGGACACCGGCCCCATCATTTTACAGGCCGTGGTTCCGGTTTTGCCCGACGACACCCCTGAAACCCTGGCCGACCGCATTTTAGAACAGGAGCACCGCATTTATCCCGAAGCCATTGCCCTCTTTGCCGCCGGCCGGCTGGAATTGCGGGGCAAACGGGTATACATTAAGGAAACATAA
- the purM gene encoding phosphoribosylformylglycinamidine cyclo-ligase, with protein sequence MTLEKKKGLTYADAGVDIAAGNRAVELIRDSVRSTFRSEVLTEIGGFGGLFALDTSRYRHPVLVSGTDGVGTKLKIAMLMDRHDTIGIDAVAMCVNDILVQGAEPLFFLDYLAVGKLVPEKVAAIVSGVAAGCRQAGCALIGGETAEMPGFYGPGEYDLAGFVVGVVERERIIDGSSIRPGDRLVGLPSSGLHSNGYSLARRVLLEVAGYGVDTYQEDLGRTVGEEMLEPTRIYARTVLPLLEQFDIRGMAHITGGGLTENIPRILPPSTAAVLERRSWPVPPVFSLIQSIGRVAEEEMLRTFNMGLGLVMVVPAEQTDALLTHLSQLGEKAYLVGEIAGGEREVKYV encoded by the coding sequence GTGACCCTGGAAAAAAAGAAAGGGCTCACCTATGCCGATGCGGGAGTGGACATCGCCGCCGGAAACCGGGCGGTGGAACTGATCAGGGACAGCGTGCGCAGCACCTTCCGCTCGGAAGTGCTTACGGAAATCGGGGGATTCGGGGGGCTTTTCGCCCTGGACACCTCCCGCTACCGCCACCCTGTGCTTGTATCCGGCACCGACGGTGTGGGCACCAAGTTGAAAATAGCCATGCTCATGGACCGCCATGACACCATCGGCATAGATGCCGTGGCCATGTGCGTGAACGACATCCTGGTCCAGGGAGCCGAACCCCTCTTTTTCCTGGATTATCTGGCCGTAGGCAAACTGGTGCCGGAGAAGGTGGCGGCCATTGTATCCGGCGTGGCCGCGGGCTGCCGGCAGGCCGGTTGCGCCCTGATTGGCGGGGAAACGGCGGAAATGCCCGGCTTTTACGGCCCCGGGGAATATGACCTGGCGGGGTTTGTGGTGGGCGTGGTGGAAAGGGAGCGGATCATCGACGGGTCATCCATTCGCCCCGGCGACCGGCTGGTCGGCCTCCCTTCCTCCGGCCTGCACAGCAACGGTTATTCCCTGGCCCGGCGGGTGCTGCTGGAGGTGGCCGGATACGGGGTGGACACCTACCAGGAGGACCTGGGACGCACCGTGGGCGAGGAAATGCTGGAACCCACCCGCATTTACGCCCGCACAGTACTGCCCCTGCTGGAACAATTCGACATCCGGGGCATGGCCCACATTACCGGCGGCGGTCTTACCGAAAATATACCCCGCATTTTGCCCCCGAGTACAGCCGCGGTTCTGGAACGCCGGTCCTGGCCCGTACCCCCGGTTTTCTCCCTCATCCAGTCCATCGGCCGGGTGGCGGAGGAGGAAATGCTCCGCACCTTTAATATGGGCCTGGGTCTGGTAATGGTGGTTCCGGCAGAACAAACCGATGCCCTCTTAACACACCTGTCCCAACTGGGCGAAAAAGCCTACCTTGTGGGCGAAATAGCCGGAGGCGAACGGGAAGTAAAGTACGTTTGA
- the purF gene encoding amidophosphoribosyltransferase translates to MGAANDWLTDKPKEECGVFGVYAPGKDVARLTYYGLYALQHRGQESAGIAVGDGRQVQLHKAMGLVPEVFQQGDLDELKGYVAIGHVRYSTTGASSPINAQPLVFRYAGGMLGLAHNGNLTNVSELRARLASTGSVFQSSTDSEVIVNLIARYGQASLVDAIMKCMIDLKGAYSLVILTEKKLLAVRDPHAFRPLCLGTLPGGGYVVASESCALDTVGAHWVRDVAPGEIIIVDEDGLTSLQGMLPRRRAHCIFEYIYFARADSLMDGFNVNRVRREMGRQLAREYAVEADLVIPVPDSGIAAARGYAEASGIPFEEGLMKNRYIGRTFIQPSQDLRDLGVRLKLNPIREVLAGKRVIMVDDSLVRGTTSSKLIAMLRDCGVKEVHLCLSSPPVVHSCYYGIDTSNEEELVAARMPLEEIRRLINADGLYYLSIEGLLSVFGERRNDFCTACFTGDYPVTVPQPGKTGKFSLE, encoded by the coding sequence GTGGGAGCCGCCAACGACTGGCTGACGGATAAACCAAAGGAAGAGTGCGGGGTTTTTGGGGTCTACGCCCCCGGAAAAGATGTGGCCCGGCTCACCTATTACGGTTTGTATGCCCTGCAGCACCGGGGACAGGAAAGCGCCGGCATTGCCGTGGGCGACGGCAGGCAGGTGCAGCTGCATAAGGCCATGGGGCTGGTGCCGGAGGTTTTCCAGCAGGGGGACCTGGATGAGCTGAAGGGCTACGTAGCCATCGGCCACGTGCGCTATTCCACCACGGGAGCCAGCTCCCCCATTAATGCCCAGCCCCTGGTCTTCCGATATGCCGGCGGCATGCTGGGTCTGGCCCATAACGGCAACCTGACCAACGTCAGCGAATTAAGGGCCAGGCTGGCCTCCACGGGTTCTGTCTTCCAGTCCTCCACCGACAGCGAGGTAATTGTCAACCTGATCGCCCGCTACGGACAGGCGAGCCTGGTCGATGCCATCATGAAGTGTATGATCGACCTGAAGGGCGCCTATTCCCTGGTCATCCTCACCGAAAAAAAACTGCTGGCGGTGCGGGATCCCCATGCCTTTCGCCCCCTTTGTCTGGGCACCCTCCCCGGCGGAGGTTATGTGGTAGCCTCGGAATCCTGTGCCCTGGACACCGTGGGTGCCCACTGGGTCCGGGATGTGGCTCCGGGAGAAATAATCATTGTCGATGAAGACGGTTTGACCAGCCTGCAGGGAATGCTCCCCCGCCGGCGGGCCCACTGTATTTTCGAGTATATCTACTTTGCCCGGGCCGACAGCCTGATGGACGGCTTCAACGTCAACCGGGTGCGCCGGGAAATGGGACGCCAGCTGGCCCGGGAATACGCGGTAGAAGCCGACCTGGTCATTCCCGTCCCGGACTCGGGCATAGCCGCCGCCCGGGGTTATGCCGAAGCCTCGGGGATCCCCTTTGAAGAGGGTTTGATGAAAAACCGCTATATCGGTCGGACCTTCATCCAGCCCAGCCAGGATTTGCGGGACCTGGGGGTGCGGCTGAAGCTCAACCCCATCAGGGAAGTGCTGGCCGGCAAGCGGGTGATCATGGTGGACGACTCCCTGGTCAGGGGTACCACCAGCAGCAAACTGATCGCCATGTTGCGGGACTGCGGGGTAAAAGAGGTGCACCTGTGCCTCTCTTCCCCCCCGGTGGTGCACTCCTGCTATTACGGCATTGACACCTCCAACGAGGAAGAACTGGTTGCCGCCCGGATGCCCCTGGAAGAAATTCGCCGCCTGATCAATGCCGACGGCTTGTATTATTTGAGCATTGAAGGCCTGCTTTCCGTCTTCGGCGAACGCCGCAATGATTTCTGCACCGCCTGTTTTACCGGAGACTACCCGGTAACCGTACCACAACCCGGAAAAACGGGAAAATTCAGCCTTGAGTAG
- the purC gene encoding phosphoribosylaminoimidazolesuccinocarboxamide synthase: MQKGEMLYEGKAKKIFRTGDPGVYLVEYKDDATAFNGLKKGTISGKGELNNKISAHFFRLLEHRGIATHFLEQVGEREMLVRALEIIPVEVVVRNIAAGSLAKRLGLAEGTALPRPVVEYYYKSDELGDPLINDDHIAVLGLASAEEMNVIRKTALVVNEILREYLSERNLELVDFKLEFGRSDGEILLGDEISPDTCRFWDAQTKEKLDKDRFRRDLGGVEEAYQEVWRRLVG; the protein is encoded by the coding sequence TTGCAAAAGGGAGAAATGCTTTACGAAGGTAAGGCCAAGAAGATTTTCCGCACCGGCGATCCCGGTGTGTATCTGGTTGAGTACAAGGACGACGCCACCGCTTTTAACGGGTTAAAAAAGGGAACCATCTCCGGCAAAGGTGAATTAAACAACAAGATCTCGGCCCACTTCTTCCGCCTCCTGGAACACAGGGGCATTGCCACCCATTTTTTGGAACAGGTGGGCGAGCGGGAAATGCTGGTCCGGGCGCTGGAAATAATCCCGGTGGAAGTGGTGGTGCGCAACATTGCCGCGGGCAGCCTGGCCAAACGTTTGGGCCTGGCCGAGGGCACGGCCCTGCCCCGCCCGGTGGTGGAATATTACTATAAAAGCGACGAACTGGGAGATCCCCTGATTAACGACGACCACATCGCCGTCCTGGGCCTGGCCAGTGCGGAGGAGATGAACGTTATAAGAAAGACGGCCCTCGTGGTCAACGAGATCCTGCGGGAATACCTGAGCGAACGCAACCTGGAACTGGTGGATTTCAAGCTGGAATTCGGCCGCAGTGACGGGGAGATCCTCCTGGGGGATGAGATTTCTCCCGACACCTGCCGTTTCTGGGATGCCCAAACAAAGGAAAAGCTGGACAAGGACCGCTTCCGCCGGGATTTGGGCGGCGTGGAGGAGGCCTACCAGGAGGTCTGGCGCCGGCTGGTTGGTTAA
- the purB gene encoding adenylosuccinate lyase, with the protein MIERYTLPEMKAIWSQENKFRKWLEVEIYACEAMAEMGLIPEEAFKQIRERADFNVQRIEEIEAVVNHDVIAFLTCVGEYVGDAAKYIHMGLTSSDVLDTALAVLMKEAGQQILRRLEELREVLLERAGEHRYTLMIGRTHGVHAEPITFGLKMLLWVAETERNIDRMKRAIDVISVGKISGAVGTYANIDPRVEAHVCRRLGLRPARISTQVLQRDRHAEFMTTLAVIGSSLDKFATEIRSLQRTDILEVEEYFAQGQKGSSAMPHKRNPITAERISGLARILRGNALAALENVALWHERDISHSSVERVIIPDSTITLDYMLYKMTAIMKNLLVYPENMRKNLERTRGLLFSQRVLLALVEKGLSRERAYELVQRNAMRSWREGASFETLLKEDADITSVLSPQEIESLFNYNYHLRHVDDIYRRFGL; encoded by the coding sequence ATGATCGAACGTTACACCCTGCCGGAAATGAAAGCCATCTGGTCCCAGGAAAACAAGTTCCGCAAGTGGCTCGAGGTGGAGATTTACGCCTGCGAGGCCATGGCCGAAATGGGGCTGATACCCGAAGAGGCCTTCAAACAAATCCGGGAACGGGCCGATTTCAACGTGCAGCGGATTGAAGAAATTGAGGCCGTAGTCAACCACGACGTCATTGCCTTTCTTACATGTGTGGGGGAATATGTGGGCGACGCGGCCAAATACATCCACATGGGCCTCACCTCCTCCGATGTGCTGGATACGGCCCTGGCCGTGCTGATGAAGGAGGCCGGCCAGCAGATTTTGAGGCGCCTGGAGGAACTGCGGGAGGTGCTTTTGGAGCGGGCCGGGGAGCACCGCTACACCTTGATGATTGGCCGCACCCACGGGGTGCATGCCGAACCCATCACCTTCGGCCTGAAAATGCTCCTCTGGGTGGCCGAAACGGAACGGAATATAGACCGTATGAAGCGGGCCATCGACGTCATCAGCGTGGGCAAAATTTCCGGGGCGGTGGGTACCTACGCCAACATCGATCCCCGGGTGGAAGCCCATGTCTGCCGCCGCCTGGGCCTGCGCCCGGCCCGGATTTCCACCCAGGTGCTCCAGCGGGACCGCCACGCCGAATTTATGACCACCCTGGCCGTCATCGGCAGCTCCCTGGACAAGTTTGCCACGGAAATCCGTAGTCTGCAGCGCACGGATATTCTCGAAGTAGAGGAATACTTCGCTCAGGGGCAGAAGGGCTCCTCGGCCATGCCCCACAAGCGCAACCCCATCACCGCCGAGCGCATCAGCGGTCTGGCCCGGATCCTGCGGGGCAACGCCCTGGCCGCCCTGGAAAACGTGGCCCTCTGGCACGAGCGGGATATCTCCCATTCCTCGGTGGAGCGGGTGATCATTCCCGACAGCACCATCACCCTGGATTACATGCTCTACAAGATGACGGCCATTATGAAAAATCTCCTGGTTTACCCGGAAAACATGCGTAAAAACCTGGAACGCACCCGCGGCCTGCTGTTCTCCCAGCGGGTGCTCCTGGCCCTGGTGGAAAAGGGCCTGTCCCGGGAACGGGCCTACGAGCTGGTACAGCGCAATGCCATGCGCTCCTGGCGGGAGGGTGCCAGTTTTGAGACGCTCTTAAAGGAAGATGCGGACATCACCTCCGTGCTTTCCCCTCAAGAAATAGAATCCCTCTTTAACTACAACTATCACCTGCGCCATGTTGACGACATATACCGGCGTTTCGGTCTCTAA
- the purE gene encoding 5-(carboxyamino)imidazole ribonucleotide mutase: MTKPLVGIVMGSDSDLPVMKEAVDMLEKFGLPYEVSISSAHRAPELTAEYARSAVERGLAVIIAAAGVAAHLPGVIAAQTPLPVIGVPIKSGPLSGVDALYSMVQMPPGIPVATVAINGARNAAILAAQIIGATNPEVREKVLRYKEELARAVEEKARRLQELGVAGYLEQMGGAKG; the protein is encoded by the coding sequence ATGACCAAACCGCTGGTTGGCATTGTCATGGGCAGCGATTCGGATCTGCCCGTAATGAAAGAGGCCGTGGATATGCTGGAGAAATTCGGCCTGCCCTATGAAGTGAGCATATCCTCCGCCCACCGGGCGCCGGAGCTCACCGCCGAGTACGCCCGGTCGGCGGTAGAACGGGGGCTGGCGGTGATCATCGCCGCCGCCGGCGTGGCCGCCCACCTGCCGGGGGTCATCGCCGCCCAAACCCCCCTGCCCGTGATTGGCGTACCCATCAAAAGCGGTCCCTTAAGCGGAGTGGACGCCCTGTACTCCATGGTGCAGATGCCCCCGGGCATTCCCGTGGCCACCGTGGCCATTAACGGTGCCCGTAATGCGGCCATCCTGGCGGCCCAGATCATCGGCGCCACCAACCCGGAGGTGCGGGAGAAGGTCCTGCGCTACAAGGAAGAACTGGCCCGGGCAGTGGAAGAAAAGGCCCGGCGGCTGCAGGAACTGGGTGTGGCGGGTTATCTTGAGCAAATGGGAGGAGCTAAAGGATGA